A part of Mycolicibacterium sp. TUM20985 genomic DNA contains:
- a CDS encoding CbbQ/NirQ/NorQ/GpvN family protein — METVTEEMKATAMESGEYLPVGDEIGIFTAAWRSGLPVMLKGPTGCGKTRLVEHMAKTLGVPLFTVCCHEDMTASDLLGRFVLQDANTEWVDGPLTRAVREGGICYLDEIVEARQDAIVAVHSLADHRRELNIERLGGLRLHAAPGFQLVVSYNPGYQSVLKDLKMSTRQRLIGIDLDFPPAALERTILVQESGLDGEVVDDIVRLGQAIRRLDDAGLREVASTRALIATARLVRDGLPLRTAAVAAIASPLTDDAESRASLTVLIESYIS, encoded by the coding sequence ATGGAAACGGTGACCGAAGAGATGAAGGCAACGGCAATGGAATCCGGCGAGTACCTGCCAGTGGGTGATGAGATCGGCATCTTCACGGCCGCATGGCGGTCCGGCCTTCCGGTGATGCTGAAGGGACCGACGGGGTGCGGTAAGACCCGTCTGGTCGAGCACATGGCGAAGACACTCGGGGTGCCGCTGTTCACCGTGTGCTGTCACGAGGACATGACCGCATCGGATCTGCTCGGTCGTTTCGTGTTGCAGGACGCGAACACCGAGTGGGTGGACGGTCCACTCACCCGCGCGGTTCGCGAGGGCGGGATCTGTTATCTCGACGAGATCGTCGAAGCACGACAGGATGCGATCGTCGCGGTCCACTCGCTAGCGGACCATCGCCGTGAGCTGAACATCGAACGTCTTGGCGGCCTGCGACTTCACGCTGCACCGGGGTTTCAGCTAGTCGTGTCCTACAACCCTGGGTATCAGAGCGTTCTCAAGGACCTCAAGATGTCTACCCGGCAACGTTTGATCGGAATCGATCTGGACTTCCCGCCCGCCGCCCTGGAACGAACGATCCTGGTTCAGGAGTCAGGGCTCGACGGCGAAGTCGTCGACGACATCGTCCGGCTGGGTCAGGCCATCCGACGCCTAGATGACGCCGGCCTGCGGGAGGTCGCGTCGACGCGCGCGCTGATCGCCACCGCCAGACTGGTACGCGACGGTCTGCCGCTTCGCACCGCGGCCGTCGCCGCCATCGCGAGCCCGTTGACTGACGACGCCGAGTCGAGGGCGTCGCTCACCGTGCTGATCGAGTCGTACATCTCCTGA
- a CDS encoding alpha/beta fold hydrolase yields the protein MPSDHEWRALDWSTYTRDAMVRGRRVRFVDIGSGPATVLVHGLGGCWQWWLRVLPAMAEQARVIAIDLPGFGESEPVQGGPDVFAEHVATVIELLDHLGLARATLVGHSMGGLVALQAACDRPDRVSALALVDAGGAAIGPHRLRALLAAFRAFATTFSQPWVPVAVARNSGLRAAMFAVAVHDPRTLSGPLAMQIIPRMAAHGFIAAVESAGAAVNRATPEHVRCPTLVVWGARDRILPMSSALSLTSRIPDARLVSMARVGHCPMVETPVRLGALLIDFTLDPENGRPRDQSAEAGVTVKRRSTRRQRAARRVAQAGMSTTRHLLPPRHDR from the coding sequence GTGCCATCCGATCACGAATGGAGAGCCCTGGACTGGTCGACGTACACCCGCGACGCCATGGTGCGCGGGCGACGCGTCCGGTTCGTCGATATTGGCAGTGGTCCGGCAACCGTGCTGGTCCATGGCTTGGGTGGCTGCTGGCAGTGGTGGTTGCGCGTCTTGCCGGCGATGGCGGAGCAGGCTCGGGTCATCGCGATCGACCTGCCCGGGTTCGGCGAGTCCGAGCCTGTCCAGGGCGGCCCCGACGTCTTCGCTGAGCACGTCGCGACCGTCATCGAACTCCTCGATCATCTGGGCCTGGCCCGGGCCACTCTCGTCGGGCACTCGATGGGCGGGCTGGTCGCACTGCAGGCCGCGTGTGACCGACCCGATCGGGTGTCGGCGCTAGCTCTCGTCGACGCAGGTGGCGCCGCCATCGGGCCACACCGTCTACGCGCGCTCCTAGCGGCCTTCCGAGCCTTCGCCACGACGTTTTCCCAGCCGTGGGTGCCCGTCGCCGTCGCCCGAAATTCCGGCTTGCGGGCGGCGATGTTCGCGGTCGCCGTCCACGATCCGCGTACGTTGAGCGGCCCGCTCGCCATGCAGATCATCCCGCGGATGGCGGCCCACGGGTTCATTGCCGCGGTGGAATCGGCTGGGGCAGCGGTGAACCGGGCAACACCAGAGCACGTGCGCTGCCCGACGCTGGTGGTTTGGGGCGCGCGCGACCGGATTCTGCCGATGTCGTCGGCCCTGTCGCTGACGTCGAGGATTCCGGACGCACGGCTGGTGTCGATGGCTCGGGTCGGACACTGCCCGATGGTCGAGACGCCGGTGCGCCTCGGCGCCCTGTTGATTGACTTCACCTTGGATCCGGAGAATGGTCGCCCCCGGGACCAATCCGCCGAGGCAGGCGTGACGGTCAAACGAAGATCCACCCGACGTCAACGGGCGGCGCGAAGGGTGGCGCAGGCCGGGATGTCCACGACACGGCATCTCCTGCCGCCACGACACGACCGATGA
- a CDS encoding LLM class flavin-dependent oxidoreductase, whose amino-acid sequence MHIGQGHFFQNLDGRPDHDVWRTEMALADRAEGLGFDSIWAVEHHFTGYSMSTDPLQFLTWVAARTERVRLGTMVSVLPWHDPVRLAEHACVLDHLSGGRLILGMGRGLANLEFDGFGVEMGQSRRLFDTHAAELLDAFETGRIRGVQLRPAPLAPPRGRTFASSISPESAEVMARLGAGILLFLQKPWDQTLGDLERYAEHYRRYQGEDPPKPMVVLFNSCHEDPGEAAAMFEQVVNYYRSTIGHYGFADPAMALVHGYEYYANIERTIAKHGLDRFAQFMAELQPRGTPDEVAEQTLEILRRTDAGGLIIVSAFGNLTDDVVMENHQRFACMVMPALRAQTMEGLTV is encoded by the coding sequence ATGCACATCGGTCAGGGGCACTTCTTCCAGAATCTCGACGGCCGCCCCGATCACGACGTGTGGCGCACCGAGATGGCGCTCGCCGACCGCGCAGAGGGCCTGGGCTTCGACTCGATCTGGGCCGTCGAACACCACTTCACGGGCTACTCCATGTCCACCGACCCGCTGCAGTTCCTCACCTGGGTGGCGGCCCGCACCGAGCGAGTACGGCTCGGCACCATGGTGTCGGTGCTGCCCTGGCACGACCCGGTCCGGCTCGCCGAGCATGCCTGCGTGCTCGATCACCTCTCCGGTGGGCGGTTGATCCTAGGCATGGGAAGGGGGTTGGCCAACCTGGAATTCGACGGTTTCGGCGTGGAGATGGGGCAGTCGCGGCGGCTGTTCGATACGCATGCTGCTGAACTGCTCGACGCGTTCGAGACCGGACGGATTCGAGGTGTGCAATTGCGTCCGGCGCCGCTGGCCCCGCCGCGCGGTCGGACCTTCGCGTCCTCGATCTCGCCTGAGTCCGCCGAAGTCATGGCACGTCTCGGGGCCGGAATCTTGCTGTTCCTGCAGAAGCCATGGGATCAGACCCTTGGCGACCTCGAGCGCTACGCCGAGCACTACCGCCGCTATCAGGGCGAAGATCCGCCGAAGCCGATGGTCGTGTTGTTCAACTCGTGCCACGAGGATCCTGGTGAGGCCGCGGCGATGTTCGAGCAGGTGGTCAACTACTACCGATCGACCATCGGACACTACGGATTCGCCGATCCCGCAATGGCATTGGTGCACGGCTATGAGTACTACGCCAACATCGAACGGACCATCGCCAAGCACGGGCTTGACCGGTTCGCGCAGTTCATGGCCGAGCTGCAACCCCGGGGAACGCCCGACGAGGTGGCCGAGCAGACCCTCGAGATCCTCCGTCGCACCGACGCTGGCGGGCTGATCATCGTCTCCGCCTTCGGGAATCTGACTGATGACGTGGTCATGGAGAATCATCAGCGGTTCGCGTGCATGGTGATGCCTGCGTTGCGGGCTCAGACGATGGAGGGGTTGACGGTATGA
- a CDS encoding IS3 family transposase (programmed frameshift) produces MASNKRRRHTPDQIIRKLAEGHKLLAGGQALDEVCRHLEIAESTWHRWLAQYGGMKANEAKRLKELESENSRLKKLVANQALDIDMLKDLFGGKLLTPNRKRRAVQVLRDRFGVSERRACTVVGIHRSTMRLTPPPITEEEAELRAWLRRFSTDRPRWGWRRAAKMARRAGWQVNNKRIRRLWREEGLRVPQRRKKKRLTGIGVAVGAMSPIRPNVIWAMDFQFDTTADGRTMKMLNVIDEFTREALAIEVDRSIDADGVVEVLDRLVLAHGAPYYVRFDNGPEFVAHAVSDWCRFNGAGSLFIDPGSPWQNAWIESFNGRLRDELLNSWRFYSLLEARVIIEDWRCDYNANRPHSAHGERTPAEFALQWTTTHQPQVA; encoded by the exons ATGGCATCGAACAAGCGCCGGCGGCATACGCCGGATCAGATCATTCGCAAGCTCGCCGAGGGCCACAAGCTCCTCGCCGGCGGTCAGGCACTCGACGAGGTGTGCCGGCATCTGGAGATCGCTGAGTCGACGTGGCATCGCTGGCTTGCCCAGTACGGCGGCATGAAGGCGAACGAGGCCAAACGGCTCAAAGAACTCGAGTCGGAGAACTCCCGGTTGAAGAAGCTGGTCGCCAACCAGGCCCTCGACATTGACATGCTCAAGGACCTTT TCGGCGGGAAACTTCTAACCCCGAACCGCAAGCGCCGCGCCGTCCAGGTGCTGCGCGACCGGTTCGGGGTATCCGAACGCCGAGCGTGCACGGTGGTGGGCATCCACCGCTCCACGATGCGCCTGACGCCACCGCCGATCACCGAGGAGGAGGCCGAGTTACGTGCCTGGCTGCGCCGGTTTTCCACCGACCGGCCTCGCTGGGGGTGGCGGCGCGCAGCCAAGATGGCCCGCCGAGCTGGCTGGCAGGTCAACAACAAGAGAATCCGTCGTCTGTGGCGTGAGGAGGGTCTGCGGGTCCCGCAACGCCGCAAGAAGAAGCGTCTGACCGGTATCGGTGTCGCCGTGGGCGCGATGTCACCGATCCGTCCGAATGTGATCTGGGCGATGGACTTTCAGTTCGATACCACCGCCGATGGCCGCACCATGAAGATGTTGAACGTGATCGACGAGTTCACCCGCGAAGCGCTCGCGATCGAAGTCGACCGCTCCATCGACGCCGACGGTGTCGTCGAGGTCTTGGATCGCCTGGTCCTCGCCCACGGGGCGCCCTACTACGTGCGCTTCGACAACGGTCCCGAGTTCGTGGCGCACGCGGTCAGTGATTGGTGCCGATTCAACGGTGCCGGTTCGCTTTTCATCGATCCCGGTTCGCCGTGGCAGAACGCCTGGATCGAATCGTTCAACGGTCGGCTACGTGATGAACTGCTCAACTCGTGGCGCTTCTACTCGCTGCTGGAGGCTCGCGTGATCATCGAAGATTGGCGCTGCGACTACAACGCCAACAGGCCGCACTCCGCCCACGGCGAACGCACTCCAGCCGAGTTCGCTCTACAGTGGACCACGACCCACCAACCCCAAGTCGCATAG
- a CDS encoding phytoene desaturase family protein, translated as MLHIGWGIKRPIGGMREFTNALVKCLRFHGGEARTDATVEEILIRDGSATGVRLTTGEILHASQVIGAVDPVSLMTTLVDSAHVTDEVAAEVRNIRVNGWGINNTKIDVALSERPKLLCDRPELWGSYMLVADDKSYVDRALDGAMRGVIPPETPMWAMMPSASDRSQVPPGSPGDTMYLFCSAVPQTFADGSDWEDHRAEFGNRAVQKFDQLAPGFADNVIGTWVKSPNELRHLTHKGSYVVVDMSLNQMGPNRPSPSLAGYKTPINGLWHTGAGAHPMGGVHGWAGRTTARTVLKKL; from the coding sequence ATGCTGCACATCGGCTGGGGCATCAAACGCCCCATCGGCGGCATGAGGGAGTTCACCAACGCATTGGTAAAGTGCCTACGGTTCCACGGGGGCGAGGCCCGCACCGACGCCACGGTCGAGGAGATCCTCATCCGCGACGGCAGCGCCACCGGAGTTCGGCTCACCACTGGCGAAATCCTGCACGCATCCCAGGTAATCGGTGCGGTCGACCCCGTCTCCCTGATGACCACACTCGTCGACTCCGCTCACGTCACCGACGAGGTCGCCGCCGAAGTCCGCAACATCCGGGTCAACGGCTGGGGCATCAACAACACCAAGATCGACGTCGCGCTATCCGAACGTCCAAAACTGTTGTGCGACCGACCCGAACTGTGGGGCAGCTACATGCTGGTGGCCGACGACAAATCGTATGTCGACCGCGCACTCGACGGCGCGATGCGCGGAGTCATCCCCCCGGAAACACCGATGTGGGCCATGATGCCCTCGGCCAGCGACCGCTCACAGGTCCCACCCGGCAGCCCAGGCGACACCATGTACCTGTTCTGCTCAGCAGTCCCCCAGACCTTCGCCGACGGCAGCGACTGGGAAGACCATCGCGCAGAATTCGGGAACCGGGCGGTACAGAAGTTCGACCAACTCGCACCCGGATTCGCCGACAACGTCATCGGCACATGGGTCAAGAGTCCGAACGAACTACGCCACCTGACCCACAAGGGCAGCTATGTCGTCGTCGACATGTCCCTCAACCAGATGGGCCCCAACCGGCCGTCGCCATCGCTGGCCGGCTACAAGACGCCCATCAACGGGCTCTGGCACACCGGCGCCGGCGCCCACCCCATGGGTGGCGTCCACGGCTGGGCCGGCCGAACCACCGCACGTACCGTACTCAAGAAACTCTGA
- a CDS encoding DUF1295 domain-containing protein, producing the protein MLTFIGLVVFAIGFYFETAADAQVQSFLALDQRPRYLNTGVWKFTRHPNYFGNALVWWAIWLVAVAGNPDCWWTVAGPVVNTIMLTSVLGSAFQDNYMGSRLEYQELMVCTRRFLPIPLSNEAIVRNQTRLAEQRARETKENV; encoded by the coding sequence GTGCTGACCTTCATCGGGCTGGTGGTGTTCGCCATCGGCTTCTACTTCGAGACGGCCGCGGACGCGCAAGTGCAGTCGTTCCTGGCACTGGACCAACGTCCGCGCTATCTCAACACCGGCGTTTGGAAATTCACCCGCCATCCCAACTACTTCGGCAACGCGCTGGTCTGGTGGGCGATCTGGCTCGTCGCGGTGGCCGGTAACCCCGACTGCTGGTGGACGGTGGCGGGGCCGGTGGTCAATACGATCATGTTGACCTCGGTCCTCGGCTCGGCGTTCCAGGACAACTACATGGGCTCGCGCCTCGAGTACCAGGAACTGATGGTCTGCACCCGACGCTTCCTGCCGATTCCCCTCTCGAACGAGGCGATCGTCCGAAACCAGACTCGGCTCGCCGAGCAGCGAGCACGGGAGACGAAAGAGAATGTCTGA
- a CDS encoding phytoene desaturase family protein — protein sequence MSDTFDAIIVGAGHHGLTCAAYLARAGKRVVVLDREPWFGGMTYSRETVTEAPGFLMNPCAVDLLFTNLKPSTISELQLESFGLQQISPYPWGAYLGAEGQSIGLWRSLGRTVEEISRYSKKDAAKFAQLCQMWCDFWFVAAPYLMDHPTRPRAKTVAELGWRVLRKRKNMAPVVRMLMASPHEVIESMFESEEVK from the coding sequence ATGTCTGACACCTTTGACGCCATCATCGTCGGTGCCGGGCACCACGGCCTGACCTGTGCCGCCTACCTAGCCCGCGCCGGAAAGCGCGTCGTCGTGCTCGACCGCGAACCATGGTTCGGCGGTATGACCTACTCTCGCGAAACCGTCACCGAAGCGCCGGGGTTCCTGATGAACCCCTGCGCGGTGGATTTGTTGTTCACCAACCTCAAACCCTCCACCATTTCCGAGCTGCAGCTGGAATCCTTTGGTCTGCAACAGATCAGCCCCTACCCCTGGGGTGCCTACCTCGGCGCCGAGGGTCAATCCATCGGACTGTGGCGCTCCCTGGGCCGAACCGTCGAAGAGATCTCCCGCTACTCCAAGAAGGACGCCGCGAAGTTCGCCCAGCTATGCCAGATGTGGTGCGACTTCTGGTTCGTCGCCGCCCCTTATCTGATGGACCATCCCACCCGGCCACGCGCCAAGACCGTCGCCGAGCTCGGCTGGCGGGTGCTGCGCAAGCGCAAGAACATGGCACCGGTGGTACGCATGTTGATGGCCTCACCACACGAAGTCATCGAGAGCATGTTCGAGTCCGAGGAAGTCAAGTGA
- a CDS encoding TetR/AcrR family transcriptional regulator: MSVDQIGQRAGVTGPAIYRHFSSKDEILATLFDEASDALITRVGSATFDEPIDELRFLAVEHARFAIEHRELASILIRDNRSLPPTFRRRHERRERPYFERWTRCILTAFPGLTIQESTTATFASMHMLNSVGNWPASAHKLSDLANLLADMVIGSVTSIGNDFADSA, translated from the coding sequence GTGAGCGTAGACCAGATCGGCCAGCGGGCGGGAGTCACGGGACCGGCGATCTATCGCCACTTCAGCAGTAAGGACGAGATTCTCGCGACGTTGTTCGACGAGGCCTCGGACGCTCTGATCACACGTGTGGGCTCGGCGACGTTCGACGAACCTATCGACGAACTGCGCTTCCTCGCAGTCGAACACGCCCGGTTTGCGATCGAGCACCGCGAGCTGGCCAGCATCCTGATCCGTGACAACCGTTCCCTACCTCCAACATTTCGGCGGCGGCACGAGCGTCGTGAACGTCCGTACTTCGAACGGTGGACCCGCTGCATTCTGACGGCGTTTCCCGGTTTGACGATCCAGGAGTCTACGACGGCGACCTTCGCCAGCATGCACATGCTCAATTCGGTCGGCAATTGGCCCGCTTCTGCTCACAAGCTTTCCGACTTGGCGAACTTGTTGGCAGACATGGTCATCGGCAGCGTGACATCCATCGGGAACGACTTTGCCGACTCCGCCTGA
- a CDS encoding nitric oxide reductase activation protein NorD produces MLRIDRPPAERPSGLAAHSAVCTAGSNETMERDIDPPQASPSRFTILASAITSRRLPVVGVDGGPAYTDGNAIYVDRDARADDMRDAVAVHAALLAADSLSKDRLLRLSRYRRNVAERFLSLEVIRIALDPNNVLPPATVRRVRSVSDRPLTRNGDESLKRAIGGATVPPLPTWVGTLKLIRLLRAGGFSAGEEPTDADLDSEVLADEQDDELSEEDEADSERSKIMEMFSSPLSSPLSDAIKKILGMGRSEDKEGDGGIELTVGGQRVAPVGSKAKRTKVRQAIRALFEGAPVVGVKYPEWDCGKNAYRQDWCAVTEYDPPQPDSPAAPEVAIGAGRLRGPLARVGVEHERHRRQPDGDSLDVSALVDYVTSRRFGDNPEPRVYEQTLSTKRDLSVLVLLDSTGSTNEESDGQPIFERERQLAGELTASLNDLGDRVAAYGFYSRGKDFVRFLRIKGFGDAFDNAAKRRLRAVTPTGFTRLGAALRHGTHLLQSQALAKNMVLVLIGDGLPYDDGYENTYARADTRQAIQEAVLAGIGVVGLAIRSSTEPEVHEEIWSDVPFRVIADSDDARRHLRPLLLDALKMTRSNGRRRDLATAGNRAEIQNWMAKGRKSNSYV; encoded by the coding sequence ATGTTGCGAATCGATCGGCCACCGGCCGAGAGGCCGTCCGGACTGGCCGCCCACTCGGCGGTTTGCACGGCCGGTTCTAATGAGACGATGGAACGCGACATTGATCCGCCGCAGGCGTCGCCAAGTCGGTTCACGATCTTGGCCTCGGCCATCACGTCGCGGCGGCTCCCGGTGGTGGGGGTCGACGGCGGACCTGCCTATACCGACGGTAATGCGATCTACGTCGACCGGGACGCGCGCGCCGACGACATGCGCGACGCGGTCGCGGTGCACGCGGCGCTGCTGGCTGCCGACTCACTGTCGAAGGACCGGTTGTTGCGGCTCTCCCGGTACCGCCGGAATGTGGCTGAACGCTTCCTGTCGCTAGAAGTCATCCGTATTGCGTTGGACCCCAACAACGTACTGCCGCCGGCCACCGTGAGGCGGGTCCGCAGCGTGTCCGATCGGCCGCTTACGCGCAACGGTGACGAATCGCTCAAGCGGGCAATTGGCGGTGCGACGGTTCCTCCGCTGCCGACGTGGGTGGGCACCCTCAAGCTGATTCGGCTGCTGCGGGCCGGCGGGTTCAGCGCAGGCGAGGAACCCACCGACGCCGATCTCGACTCCGAGGTACTTGCCGACGAGCAAGACGATGAACTGTCCGAAGAAGATGAGGCGGACTCGGAGCGCTCGAAGATCATGGAGATGTTCTCGAGCCCGTTGTCGAGTCCGCTGTCCGACGCCATCAAGAAGATCCTCGGGATGGGCCGCTCGGAAGACAAGGAGGGAGACGGCGGCATCGAGCTCACCGTCGGTGGCCAGCGGGTCGCTCCCGTCGGATCGAAGGCCAAACGCACCAAGGTGCGGCAGGCGATACGGGCGTTGTTCGAGGGCGCACCGGTCGTCGGAGTCAAGTATCCGGAGTGGGACTGCGGCAAGAACGCCTACCGCCAGGATTGGTGCGCCGTAACAGAATATGACCCACCGCAACCTGACTCGCCGGCCGCCCCGGAGGTCGCCATCGGTGCCGGGCGGCTGCGCGGGCCACTGGCGCGTGTCGGGGTCGAGCACGAACGTCATCGCCGACAGCCCGACGGCGATTCCTTGGACGTCTCCGCACTGGTCGACTACGTGACAAGCCGCCGGTTCGGGGACAACCCCGAGCCGCGGGTCTATGAACAGACACTGTCGACCAAGCGGGATCTGTCCGTACTCGTTCTACTCGACTCGACCGGTTCGACGAACGAGGAATCAGACGGGCAACCCATTTTCGAGCGGGAAAGGCAGCTCGCCGGCGAACTCACTGCGAGCTTGAATGACCTGGGCGATCGCGTGGCCGCCTACGGATTCTATTCGCGCGGAAAGGATTTCGTGCGCTTCTTGCGGATCAAGGGTTTCGGCGACGCCTTCGACAACGCGGCCAAACGGCGCCTGCGTGCGGTCACGCCGACCGGCTTCACTCGTTTGGGCGCTGCGCTCCGTCACGGCACCCACCTCCTTCAATCACAGGCGCTCGCCAAGAACATGGTTCTGGTCCTCATCGGGGACGGGCTGCCTTACGACGACGGGTACGAGAACACCTACGCGCGCGCTGACACCCGGCAGGCCATCCAGGAGGCGGTGCTGGCGGGCATCGGCGTCGTCGGCCTGGCGATCAGGTCGTCGACGGAACCGGAGGTCCACGAGGAAATCTGGTCGGACGTACCGTTCCGGGTGATCGCCGACAGCGACGACGCGCGCAGACATCTGCGCCCTCTCCTGCTCGACGCACTGAAGATGACTCGAAGCAACGGGCGCAGACGGGACCTGGCCACAGCGGGGAACCGCGCCGAGATTCAGAACTGGATGGCCAAGGGTCGGAAGTCCAATTCCTATGTGTGA